In Octopus bimaculoides isolate UCB-OBI-ISO-001 chromosome 5, ASM119413v2, whole genome shotgun sequence, a genomic segment contains:
- the LOC106869173 gene encoding uncharacterized protein LOC106869173: MPDTKTNDQETEVETPVVKKVDDKKPEVESEKNAEDGKTGDKKDKKDGKDDSDKVNSSEQQPDDSESNDKSESGAEDCNDNKEETNNKENDEKENEDDVISPRKRAPDDFIRDDVSPSKKSKTETEEKEAVAPES, translated from the exons ATGCCAGACACAAA gACCAATGACCAGGAGACTGAAGTTGAGACTCCAGTTGTCAAGAAAGTAGATGATAAAAAGCCTGAA GTGGAGAGCGAAAAGAATGCTGAGGATGGCAAGACTGgagataaaaaagacaaaaaagacggTAAAGATGATTCCGACAAAGTAAACAGTTCTGAACAGCAGCCGGATGACTCCGAGTCGAACGACAAATCTGAATCTGGAGCTGAGGATTGTAATGATAACAAAGAAGagacaaacaacaaagaaaacgaCGAGAAAGAGAACGAAGACG ATGTGATCAGCCCGCGCAAAAGAGCCCCAGATGACTTCATAAGGGACGATGTCAGCCCATCTaagaaatcaaaaacagaaactgaagagAAGGAAGCTGTAGCACCAGAGTCATGA